The Frondihabitans australicus genome includes a region encoding these proteins:
- a CDS encoding vWA domain-containing protein, whose translation MELIFWWMPLAALGAALLGAGLYVLWRRRSTGTASRGTPVAHSERLTALPEYRRVLRRYRTLLGALLVLVIVAASSGVLLASRSASVETVTPQSYKRDIMLCLDVSGSMTDVDAKIVDTFASLASDLHGERIGLTIFDSSAVTVFPLTDDYSYVKSELTTYRDSFRSQGEKGVQYWQGTELGQGASLIGDGLASCVLGFDGDKGSTRPKSIVLATDNYVNGEPLLTLTQSAALATKQNVRVYAIDPVNDQADGTLDSVALDLKTQADSTGGGFYALGDNDTVPSIVQKIDRQEAGLFTGSKRLVVTDHPAPFAIAALLLVLAVLGLLWRVRL comes from the coding sequence ACTGATCTTCTGGTGGATGCCTCTCGCCGCCCTCGGCGCGGCCCTTCTGGGCGCCGGCCTGTACGTGCTGTGGCGGCGCAGGAGCACGGGCACAGCCTCCCGCGGCACGCCCGTCGCCCACAGCGAACGCCTCACGGCCCTCCCCGAGTACCGTCGCGTCCTCCGTCGCTACCGGACGCTCCTCGGCGCCCTCCTCGTCCTCGTGATCGTCGCGGCGTCCTCCGGCGTGCTGCTGGCGTCGCGCTCGGCGAGCGTCGAGACGGTCACCCCGCAGTCGTACAAGCGCGACATCATGCTCTGCCTCGACGTCTCGGGGTCGATGACCGACGTCGACGCGAAGATCGTCGACACGTTCGCCTCGCTCGCGTCCGACCTCCACGGCGAGCGGATCGGCCTGACGATCTTCGACAGCTCTGCGGTCACCGTCTTCCCGCTCACCGACGACTACTCGTACGTGAAGAGCGAGCTCACCACCTACCGCGACTCGTTCCGCTCGCAGGGCGAGAAGGGCGTCCAGTACTGGCAGGGAACCGAGCTGGGCCAGGGTGCCTCGCTGATCGGCGACGGCCTCGCCTCCTGCGTCCTCGGCTTCGACGGCGACAAAGGCTCGACGAGACCGAAGTCGATCGTTCTGGCCACCGACAACTACGTGAACGGCGAGCCGCTGCTCACCCTGACGCAGTCCGCGGCGCTGGCGACGAAGCAGAACGTGCGCGTGTACGCGATCGACCCGGTCAACGACCAGGCCGACGGCACGCTCGACTCGGTCGCCCTCGACCTCAAGACGCAGGCCGACTCGACCGGCGGAGGGTTCTACGCGCTCGGCGACAACGACACCGTGCCCTCGATCGTCCAGAAGATCGACCGGCAGGAGGCCGGGCTGTTCACCGGGTCGAAGCGGCTGGTCGTCACCGACCATCCCGCGCCGTTCGCGATCGCGGCCCTCCTCCTGGTCCTCGCGGTCCTCGGCCTGCTCTGGCGGGTGAGGCTGTGA